The following proteins are co-located in the Pseudarthrobacter siccitolerans genome:
- a CDS encoding glycoside hydrolase family 3 protein — protein sequence MSVDLAPEFLRAPDGTVFRDLNGNGIMDPYENPALPASERVEDLLGRLSLEEKAGLMFQTMVSAAESGKLGDETPRAGRAGLQEVVVDKLVNHLNFHFVPEPRLAARWVNELQRLAMNSSPHGIPVTLSTDPRHSFIENWGASFTAEYFSAWPEPLGLAAVRDEQLVREFAAIARAEYTAIGIRAALHPTIDLATEPRWARQYSTFGQDADLVARLALAYLEGFEDQQLSDRSVACMAKHFPGGGPQQDGEDPHFPYGREQVYPGGMFEHHLEPFRRVIANGVTAIMPYYGMPVGLELDGEPVEEVGFGFNRQIITGLLREKMGFDGVVCTDWSLVTESRLHGKQLPPRAWGVEHLSEEERVLKVIEAGCDQFGGEECPEIVVDLVRAGRLTEERIDVSVRRLLKVKFELGLFDDPYVDEAQAEERTGLPEYVEAGQRAQARSVTVLKNAACNGTPVLPLKAGLRIYSDEMTPEALTEAGFAVAADPAMADVAIVRAAAPFEFRDYYMLESSFHAGSLEFDNETIDRVQRLAAAVPVILVPHLDRPAVLTPLEPHCAAIAAVYGASDTAVLQALTGTVGPEGRLPFQLPRSEAAVAASRPDVPGDTADALYECGFGLEL from the coding sequence ATGAGCGTGGACCTTGCGCCCGAATTCCTGCGCGCGCCGGACGGAACGGTCTTCAGGGACCTCAACGGCAACGGCATCATGGACCCATATGAGAACCCCGCACTGCCCGCAAGCGAAAGGGTTGAAGACCTCCTGGGCCGCCTCTCCCTCGAGGAGAAAGCCGGCCTGATGTTCCAGACCATGGTCAGCGCCGCCGAAAGCGGAAAACTCGGGGACGAAACTCCGCGCGCCGGCCGGGCGGGACTTCAGGAAGTCGTCGTCGACAAACTAGTCAACCACCTCAACTTCCACTTCGTGCCCGAACCCCGGCTCGCTGCTCGGTGGGTGAACGAATTGCAGCGGCTTGCGATGAATTCAAGCCCGCATGGCATCCCCGTGACACTCTCAACCGACCCACGCCACTCCTTCATCGAGAACTGGGGGGCTTCCTTCACCGCCGAATACTTCTCGGCGTGGCCCGAGCCGCTTGGCCTCGCTGCCGTCCGGGACGAGCAACTGGTTCGCGAGTTCGCGGCCATCGCCCGGGCTGAATACACCGCCATCGGCATCCGCGCCGCCCTCCACCCCACCATCGACCTTGCCACGGAGCCACGGTGGGCACGCCAATACAGCACGTTCGGCCAGGACGCTGACCTGGTGGCGCGCCTGGCCCTTGCCTACCTGGAAGGTTTCGAAGACCAACAACTCAGCGACCGCAGCGTTGCCTGCATGGCCAAGCACTTCCCCGGCGGCGGGCCCCAGCAGGACGGCGAAGATCCGCACTTCCCCTACGGACGCGAGCAGGTATACCCCGGCGGCATGTTCGAGCACCACCTTGAGCCATTCCGGCGTGTCATCGCTAACGGCGTGACGGCCATCATGCCGTACTACGGCATGCCCGTTGGCCTGGAGTTGGACGGGGAACCGGTCGAAGAGGTGGGGTTTGGCTTCAACCGCCAGATCATCACCGGACTCCTGCGCGAAAAGATGGGGTTCGACGGCGTTGTGTGCACCGACTGGAGCCTCGTCACCGAATCCCGCCTGCATGGTAAGCAGCTGCCTCCCCGGGCCTGGGGTGTCGAGCATCTCTCCGAGGAGGAGCGGGTGCTCAAGGTCATCGAAGCGGGCTGCGACCAGTTCGGCGGTGAGGAATGCCCCGAGATCGTAGTGGACCTGGTCCGGGCCGGACGCCTCACAGAGGAGCGCATCGACGTGTCGGTCCGCAGGCTGCTGAAGGTCAAGTTTGAACTGGGACTTTTCGACGACCCCTACGTCGACGAGGCACAGGCCGAAGAACGGACAGGGCTTCCCGAGTACGTGGAAGCCGGCCAGCGGGCCCAGGCCCGGTCCGTAACGGTGTTGAAAAACGCCGCGTGCAATGGCACACCCGTCCTGCCCCTGAAAGCTGGCCTCCGTATCTATTCCGACGAGATGACTCCTGAAGCACTCACGGAAGCCGGCTTTGCCGTGGCCGCTGACCCCGCCATGGCAGACGTGGCAATCGTCCGGGCCGCAGCGCCCTTCGAATTCCGCGACTACTACATGCTGGAGTCCAGCTTCCACGCCGGAAGCCTGGAATTCGACAATGAAACCATTGATCGGGTCCAGCGCCTGGCAGCCGCGGTTCCCGTGATCCTGGTGCCGCACCTGGACCGCCCCGCAGTGCTGACCCCGCTGGAGCCCCATTGTGCTGCCATCGCCGCAGTCTACGGGGCCTCGGATACGGCAGTCCTCCAGGCCCTCACCGGAACGGTCGGTCCCGAGGGCCGCCTACCGTTCCAACTCCCCCGTTCGGAAGCCGCAGTGGCAGCATCCCGGCCGGACGTACCCGGCGATACCGCAGACGCGCTGTACGAGTGCGGGTTCGGATTGGAGCTGTAA